The window ATTACTACTCGGCAATGGCGACGCCGGATGGAGGGATGAAGCCAGGGATCAGCGTCGATGGCGTGCATCCGAACGCGCAGGGCTACGCGATTATGGGACCGCTGGCGCAGGCGGCGATCGATAAGACGCTGGGGAAGTAGATCGGCGGCGGCGCAGGTTAGTGCGCGAGGAGACGCTTGAGACTTAGTGCGTCGCCGAACGCTGCACCGGAGGCGGTGTTGTCGAAGATGCACCAGATCTCTTTTGTGGATTGCTGGTTGATGGTGTCGGCAAGGGCTTGCAGGTAGGTCTCCGGATAGGCGGAGTAGTACATGCGCGGGCCGCCATGGAGGCGACAGTAGATGAGTTCGCCCCAGCCACCGGCGGTGGCGGCTGCGGGTATTCGCGCAGGGTCGGCAACAACTCTGGCGATGTTGAACTCTTTCAGGAGATGATCTGCTTCAGCTGTGAACCACGTTGAATGGCGAGGTTCAAAGACGGTTGGGCCTTGGTAGAGATCGCGAAGCATGATGAGGAATGCTTTGGCGATGACGATGTCGAAGGCTGATTTTGGTGGGAGCTGAAAGAGAATCGGCCCTAATTTTTCTTTCAGGGTGTGCGCTTCACTGAGGAAGTTTTTCAGTTGATCCACGGTGCAGGCGAGTTTTGCTTCGTGGGTGATTGCCTTCGGCGCTTTGACGGAGAAGCGGAAGCCCTCGGGAACACTTGCGCTCCAATCTGTCCACGTCGAGAGACGGTGGGAGCGGTAGAACGAAGAGTTGATCTCTGCACTGAGGAAGACCTGTGAATAGCGGGCGAGATGTGTGCCAACCTGAGGGACATCGATAGCGTACTGCTTCGGGACGCTCCAGCCGGCGGTGCCGATGCGGATGCTAGACATGTTTCGGTTCGATGCAGACGAGGCTCTTGGCGGCTGATCTACCAGTGGATCGATGGGCTGAAGATGTAGTGGGTTCCGAGGAATCGTGCGAGGAAGAAGAGAGTCACCATGATGCTGGTGGCCCAGTAAAAGATCTGCACTGGGAGGGTCGCTGAAAGGGATGGGTGCGGGGGCGGTTCGGCCTCGCGAAAGATGAGGCCGCCGATGAGGGAGATGCCGGCGGAGAGTGCCAGGAGAAGCATCGAGTC is drawn from Edaphobacter lichenicola and contains these coding sequences:
- a CDS encoding DUF72 domain-containing protein, producing MSSIRIGTAGWSVPKQYAIDVPQVGTHLARYSQVFLSAEINSSFYRSHRLSTWTDWSASVPEGFRFSVKAPKAITHEAKLACTVDQLKNFLSEAHTLKEKLGPILFQLPPKSAFDIVIAKAFLIMLRDLYQGPTVFEPRHSTWFTAEADHLLKEFNIARVVADPARIPAAATAGGWGELIYCRLHGGPRMYYSAYPETYLQALADTINQQSTKEIWCIFDNTASGAAFGDALSLKRLLAH